The Candidatus Deferrimicrobiaceae bacterium genome includes a window with the following:
- a CDS encoding TlpA disulfide reductase family protein encodes MRRGIRKALPVAAGVLLLACGLTLAHGKEQAPDRAPESAPEKIPSLGPGAGAPAFRLPDMLGTKFSFGEEGGKKPLLLVFFSVFCDPCRANLPVLQKIQNKYGGDVDVAAVSLDGEPLKATVAGFAKQEGYTFRVLLDEGDEKRMFKVADAYRVTEIPTLFLVDRGGKVTFAGMGRVAEETLEKAVQAVLKK; translated from the coding sequence ATGAGGCGCGGGATCCGGAAGGCTCTCCCCGTTGCGGCGGGGGTTCTCCTCCTGGCATGCGGGCTGACCCTGGCCCATGGGAAAGAGCAGGCACCGGACCGGGCGCCGGAAAGCGCCCCGGAGAAAATCCCGTCGCTGGGCCCCGGGGCCGGCGCGCCTGCGTTCCGCCTCCCGGACATGCTCGGGACAAAATTTTCCTTCGGCGAGGAGGGGGGGAAAAAGCCGCTTCTCCTCGTCTTTTTTTCCGTTTTTTGCGATCCGTGCCGCGCCAATCTTCCGGTCCTGCAGAAGATCCAGAATAAGTACGGTGGCGACGTCGACGTGGCGGCGGTTTCCCTGGACGGGGAGCCCCTCAAGGCGACGGTCGCGGGATTCGCGAAGCAGGAGGGGTACACCTTCCGGGTTCTTCTCGACGAGGGGGACGAAAAGCGGATGTTCAAGGTCGCCGATGCGTACCGGGTGACGGAGATACCCACCCTGTTTCTCGTGGACAGGGGGGGGAAGGTCACTTTTGCCGGGATGGGCCGTGTCGCGGAGGAAACGCTCGAAAAGGCCGTCCAGGCGGTTCTCAAAAAGTAA